The following coding sequences are from one Paenibacillus tundrae window:
- a CDS encoding NUDIX hydrolase → MTPERFDFYDNQQNWLGTAPRTEVHAKGYWHRSFHCWIVRDEGAQRMVLFQRRRDIKDTFPLYYDITAAGHLTAGEQLHEASRELEEELGVQAAFETLTYLLTANQELQGEVRGVPFIDREFSSVYGLCLNQSLEDYILQPSEVHGL, encoded by the coding sequence ATGACCCCAGAACGTTTCGATTTTTATGACAATCAGCAAAATTGGTTAGGCACGGCACCTCGAACAGAGGTTCATGCCAAAGGATATTGGCACCGTTCATTCCATTGTTGGATCGTGCGTGACGAAGGCGCTCAGCGGATGGTTCTTTTTCAACGAAGACGTGATATCAAGGATACTTTTCCCCTCTACTACGACATTACAGCCGCAGGTCACCTTACTGCTGGTGAACAGCTTCATGAAGCGAGTCGAGAATTAGAGGAAGAACTGGGCGTTCAGGCTGCCTTTGAAACTCTGACTTATCTACTCACTGCGAACCAGGAGCTTCAAGGGGAAGTTCGCGGGGTGCCATTTATCGATCGGGAATTCAGCTCCGTATATGGACTCTGCCTGAATCAATCCCTTGAAGATTACATCCTACAGCCAAGTGAAGTACATGGCTTATAA
- a CDS encoding TrmB family transcriptional regulator translates to MDQLLHHLRHLGFTEMESKIMVELARQGSASGYEVAKRLGVSRSNVYATLQRLEQRGFLRCGAGEPAKYSVLKPEEMTRMISGQMRDSLDYVQSSMPQHEPEKPAFYNIEGDKKVFETLKRQLAEAKHEIVIDVWREEIESLHEDLQQAEERGVRLLWSCEEGEGMLEQPLPWPGMPAYADGEGRKFSLVVDRCWCMLGMRGKGSVTQAVVTEHPVMTGLLLNHFAQDLVLFELEQDMGEVLEARYGRRYERLSARYWSKPTEDNGST, encoded by the coding sequence ATGGACCAACTGCTGCATCATTTGCGTCATCTGGGATTTACGGAGATGGAATCGAAAATTATGGTGGAACTCGCCCGTCAAGGCTCAGCCTCAGGCTATGAGGTAGCGAAGCGACTGGGCGTGTCCCGTTCCAATGTATACGCGACCCTGCAAAGATTAGAGCAGCGTGGATTCCTGCGGTGTGGTGCAGGCGAGCCAGCCAAGTACAGTGTGCTGAAGCCTGAGGAAATGACTCGGATGATCTCTGGTCAGATGCGAGATTCCCTTGACTATGTACAGAGCAGCATGCCGCAGCATGAACCCGAGAAGCCAGCCTTTTACAATATCGAAGGCGATAAGAAAGTGTTTGAGACCCTGAAGCGGCAATTAGCTGAGGCGAAGCATGAGATTGTAATTGACGTCTGGCGCGAAGAGATTGAGTCGCTCCATGAGGATCTACAGCAAGCCGAAGAGCGGGGCGTACGTCTGTTGTGGTCTTGTGAAGAAGGGGAAGGTATGCTGGAACAGCCGCTGCCTTGGCCTGGAATGCCGGCCTATGCCGATGGTGAAGGACGGAAGTTCTCCCTTGTGGTAGATCGCTGCTGGTGTATGCTGGGGATGCGTGGTAAAGGGAGTGTTACGCAAGCCGTTGTCACAGAGCATCCTGTGATGACAGGACTACTGTTGAATCATTTTGCACAAGATCTGGTATTGTTCGAGTTGGAGCAGGATATGGGAGAAGTGCTGGAGGCTCGTTACGGGCGTCGTTATGAGCGTCTCTCAGCACGATACTGGTCTAAGCCTACGGAGGACAATGGATCGACGTGA
- a CDS encoding zinc ribbon domain-containing protein produces MKLLQRIKNGANKATERAQHAVEIGKLNNQIVGLQQEQEVHFTDMGRIFYEGYRAQDMTRAEKDMVDLSHLCDELQDEIDSLRSKIAELKNERLCECGHVASLDANFCPKCGRKLGDFKPASAAAAPTARQEAAVAQQVGEPVYQAPVEEELEENEPYHTVIPSIADLETDTEYNSTEFTQEEKEAFDAEWERRREEEMLRERERQQELDERIRYWKENNPIVDTVEVQTEVPREMVNCQICASELPKGSKWCPRCGAEQI; encoded by the coding sequence ATGAAACTGCTTCAGCGAATTAAGAATGGAGCGAACAAAGCAACAGAACGAGCTCAGCATGCCGTGGAGATTGGAAAACTAAACAATCAGATCGTGGGCTTGCAACAGGAACAGGAAGTCCATTTTACAGATATGGGTCGAATTTTCTACGAGGGCTACCGTGCCCAAGATATGACGCGTGCGGAGAAAGATATGGTCGATTTGTCGCATCTGTGCGACGAATTGCAAGATGAGATTGACAGTTTGCGCAGTAAAATTGCTGAGCTCAAAAATGAACGGTTGTGCGAGTGTGGACACGTCGCTTCACTGGATGCGAACTTCTGTCCTAAATGTGGACGTAAGCTTGGTGACTTTAAACCAGCTTCTGCCGCGGCAGCTCCTACCGCCAGACAAGAGGCTGCTGTTGCACAGCAAGTAGGAGAACCGGTATACCAAGCACCTGTGGAAGAAGAGCTGGAAGAGAATGAGCCTTACCATACCGTTATTCCATCCATTGCTGATCTGGAGACGGATACTGAATACAACAGTACGGAATTTACCCAGGAAGAGAAGGAAGCGTTCGATGCAGAGTGGGAACGTCGCCGGGAAGAAGAGATGCTGCGTGAGCGTGAACGCCAGCAAGAGCTGGATGAGCGCATTCGATACTGGAAAGAGAATAACCCAATTGTAGACACCGTGGAAGTACAGACCGAAGTGCCGCGTGAAATGGTGAACTGTCAGATCTGTGCATCAGAGCTGCCCAAAGGCTCCAAATGGTGCCCACGCTGCGGAGCAGAACAGATCTGA
- a CDS encoding nucleobase:cation symporter-2 family protein — translation MARERIFQRHRHPVQTFSLGLQHVLAMYAGAVIVPLIVSEALGFTMEQLTYLIAIDLLACGVATLLQVWGNRYFGVGLPVMLGCAFQAVSPMIIIGQSSGVSAIYGAIIASGLFVLIFSGLFGKLIRLFPPVVTGSVVTIIGLTLIPVAFNDLGGSTNFGSAQNLMLGFGVLLFIILLTRFTTGFIRSISVLIGLLAGTIAAAFMGEVKLAPLREASWFHMIEPFYFGKPTFEIVPILTMILVAIVSVAESTGVFMALGKILDKDLTSKDLARGYRAEGLAIVLGGIFNSFPYTTYSQNVGLVQMTRVKTRDVIVVAGSLLVVIGFVPKIAALAQLVPGSVLGGAMVALFGMVVSSGIRILGSQVDLNRHENLFIIACSVGMGLGVTVVPELFANTPAWAQIMLGNGIIAGSFTAIFMNLLFNGIGTKAEAARMAEKQADDIIGESKHSA, via the coding sequence ATGGCACGCGAACGTATTTTTCAGCGGCATCGGCATCCTGTCCAAACATTCTCCTTAGGTCTTCAGCATGTATTAGCAATGTACGCAGGAGCTGTAATTGTGCCTCTGATCGTAAGTGAAGCCTTAGGCTTTACGATGGAGCAACTGACGTATCTGATTGCAATTGATCTGCTTGCCTGTGGGGTAGCGACATTGCTTCAAGTGTGGGGTAACCGTTATTTCGGAGTGGGGCTCCCCGTTATGCTGGGATGTGCTTTCCAAGCGGTATCTCCGATGATTATTATCGGCCAGAGTAGCGGCGTATCGGCTATCTATGGTGCGATCATTGCTTCCGGACTATTTGTTCTTATATTCTCAGGTCTATTCGGTAAATTGATTCGCCTATTTCCACCAGTGGTTACAGGCTCAGTCGTGACGATTATTGGTTTGACACTGATCCCTGTGGCGTTCAACGATCTTGGGGGTAGTACGAATTTTGGTAGTGCTCAAAATTTGATGCTCGGTTTCGGTGTACTGCTATTCATCATCCTGTTGACGCGGTTTACAACTGGATTTATCCGCTCCATCTCGGTTCTGATTGGTCTTCTCGCAGGGACAATTGCAGCAGCCTTTATGGGTGAAGTGAAACTTGCCCCTTTACGTGAAGCAAGCTGGTTCCATATGATAGAGCCGTTCTATTTCGGTAAACCAACATTTGAGATTGTACCGATTCTGACGATGATTCTGGTCGCTATTGTGAGTGTTGCTGAATCAACGGGAGTATTTATGGCTTTGGGCAAAATTTTGGATAAAGATCTGACTTCCAAAGATCTGGCTCGGGGTTACCGCGCAGAAGGTCTGGCGATTGTACTGGGTGGTATCTTCAACTCCTTCCCATACACGACCTACTCACAGAATGTAGGGCTTGTGCAGATGACGCGGGTGAAAACGCGTGATGTCATTGTTGTAGCGGGTAGCTTGCTTGTTGTGATTGGATTCGTACCTAAGATTGCTGCGCTGGCACAGCTTGTACCAGGTTCTGTATTAGGTGGAGCGATGGTTGCTCTGTTTGGCATGGTAGTATCGTCAGGTATTCGCATTTTGGGAAGCCAAGTGGATCTGAACCGTCATGAGAATTTGTTCATTATCGCTTGTTCTGTAGGCATGGGTCTAGGGGTAACCGTTGTTCCTGAGCTGTTTGCCAATACACCAGCCTGGGCACAAATCATGTTAGGTAACGGCATCATCGCAGGTAGTTTTACAGCAATATTTATGAATCTGTTGTTCAACGGCATTGGAACGAAGGCTGAGGCAGCTAGAATGGCAGAGAAACAAGCAGACGATATCATTGGGGAGTCTAAACATTCTGCATAA
- a CDS encoding DUF4870 domain-containing protein: MSPIKSSSGLDENIAGMLCYLFTIVGGIIFLAVEKRSRFVMFHALQSVTVFGLIMVGHVLCTFLPLFGPLVSSLLSLLGVVVWLLMVVTSLQGKWLKLPWIGDFAEKQMRHL; the protein is encoded by the coding sequence ATGTCCCCCATTAAATCGTCGAGCGGTCTGGATGAAAATATTGCAGGTATGCTCTGTTATCTGTTCACCATTGTTGGTGGGATCATATTTCTCGCTGTGGAAAAGCGGAGTCGATTCGTTATGTTCCATGCGCTTCAATCGGTAACGGTATTTGGCCTCATTATGGTCGGTCATGTGTTATGCACATTTCTCCCGCTATTTGGCCCATTGGTCTCCTCCCTGTTATCCCTGCTTGGTGTGGTTGTATGGCTCCTGATGGTTGTCACTAGCTTACAGGGAAAATGGCTGAAGCTGCCTTGGATTGGTGATTTTGCGGAAAAACAGATGCGGCATTTATGA
- a CDS encoding MFS transporter, which produces MKNKGIIYILALAVFLIGTIEYIITGVIEMIAADLGVLTSEAGLLVTVFALAAAIIAPIMITLTINLDRKKLLMTTLGVFIASNGLMFLDLTYEAMLWIRIVQGASGGMATVVAMAVATRLVQQERRGNAIGVILMGLSSSLVLGVPIGTFFSEMFGWRVLFILIGVLSIVPLLIIYKKVPSIKEEEKASLSMQLSIMRNPTILTALLITLLYVGGYATLFTYITPFLQATSSLSMTEISGVLFLAGICSFVGSKVGGQLADARGVKFTIFLGLILQGVTLLLFALAGVNLIILILVLMIFMLATWSISPAQQLYLVKLAPRNPDIALSVNTSFIQFGFALGSGLGGLVISRTSVLYLNWLGFAAVGIALLLAIVLFTRRSRAETSMATRSL; this is translated from the coding sequence TTGAAGAACAAAGGCATTATCTATATTCTAGCCCTGGCTGTTTTTCTAATCGGAACGATTGAATATATTATTACAGGCGTCATTGAGATGATTGCAGCAGACTTGGGCGTACTAACCTCCGAAGCCGGGTTACTGGTAACGGTATTTGCTCTGGCAGCCGCTATAATTGCCCCGATTATGATCACACTTACGATCAATCTAGATCGTAAGAAATTACTAATGACGACCCTTGGTGTATTTATTGCGAGTAACGGACTTATGTTCTTGGATCTCACTTATGAAGCTATGCTGTGGATCCGAATTGTGCAAGGAGCAAGTGGTGGTATGGCTACCGTAGTAGCGATGGCCGTAGCGACACGGCTCGTTCAACAAGAACGAAGAGGCAATGCCATCGGGGTTATTCTGATGGGACTTAGCAGCTCGCTAGTGCTGGGTGTACCAATCGGTACATTTTTTAGTGAGATGTTTGGCTGGAGAGTTCTATTTATTCTAATTGGTGTATTAAGCATTGTTCCCTTGTTGATCATCTATAAGAAGGTTCCGTCCATCAAGGAAGAAGAGAAGGCTAGCCTCAGCATGCAGCTTTCTATTATGAGAAATCCGACTATTCTGACCGCTTTACTAATTACATTATTGTATGTCGGCGGTTACGCTACACTGTTCACGTATATTACGCCTTTCTTGCAGGCGACATCTTCACTTTCCATGACCGAGATTAGCGGTGTTCTCTTCCTTGCAGGCATTTGTAGCTTTGTTGGCTCTAAAGTAGGCGGGCAATTGGCCGATGCCAGAGGTGTGAAGTTCACTATTTTCCTAGGGCTGATTTTACAAGGAGTTACGCTGCTTTTATTTGCTCTAGCTGGAGTTAATCTAATCATATTAATCTTGGTTTTAATGATCTTTATGTTAGCAACGTGGAGCATTTCTCCGGCGCAGCAACTATATCTGGTTAAACTAGCACCTCGTAATCCGGATATTGCCCTGAGCGTAAATACATCGTTCATTCAATTTGGTTTTGCACTTGGATCGGGATTAGGCGGGCTTGTCATCAGCCGTACCTCTGTCCTGTATTTGAATTGGCTGGGTTTTGCCGCTGTGGGTATAGCCTTGCTTCTTGCTATCGTACTGTTCACGAGAAGGAGCAGAGCTGAAACTTCTATGGCTACGAGATCTCTATGA
- a CDS encoding xanthine phosphoribosyltransferase, whose translation MQLLKDKVRQEGIVLSEQVLKVDSFLNHQMDPVLMKEVGKEFIRRFEGENITRVLTIESSGIAPGIMTALELNVPLIFARKQKSLTLTEDILVEKVYSFTKQETNEITVAKKFMQPGDRVLIIDDFLANGEAAFGLARIVEQVGAEVVGIGIVIEKAFQPGGRLLQEAGYRVESLVRIGALSDGQVTFADEEGTN comes from the coding sequence ATGCAATTGCTAAAAGATAAGGTAAGACAGGAAGGCATTGTACTGTCTGAACAAGTACTGAAAGTGGACTCATTTTTGAACCATCAGATGGATCCGGTTCTCATGAAGGAAGTGGGCAAGGAATTCATCCGCCGCTTTGAAGGAGAGAACATTACACGTGTGCTTACGATTGAATCCTCGGGTATAGCCCCAGGCATCATGACTGCATTGGAGCTTAATGTACCGCTGATTTTTGCACGTAAACAGAAGTCGCTTACTCTTACAGAAGATATTCTGGTCGAGAAGGTGTACTCATTCACGAAGCAGGAGACCAATGAGATTACCGTTGCCAAAAAGTTCATGCAGCCAGGTGACCGCGTACTCATTATCGATGACTTCTTGGCGAATGGTGAAGCGGCATTTGGACTAGCACGTATCGTAGAACAGGTTGGAGCCGAGGTAGTCGGCATCGGGATCGTAATTGAGAAAGCCTTCCAGCCAGGAGGACGCTTGCTTCAAGAAGCAGGCTACCGCGTGGAATCACTGGTTCGCATCGGAGCACTGTCAGATGGACAGGTTACATTTGCGGACGAGGAGGGCACGAACTAA
- a CDS encoding MerR family transcriptional regulator, with protein MFKISAFSRLSKVSLKTLRYYDQIGILKPRKVDHDTGYRYYSADQLLELNRILMYKELGFTLPQVSQLLQEDITLENIQGMFKLKRSEIQQIIDTEQAKLLRIEERMQLIEQEGQLETGQEIRIKAEGAQSFLYQKAYGREEDIPNLIRQMDQSITKEIRGCIQGTQVVLWREIDGKEDEFEFEVGYFLTCELRTTPEPFELRTLSPEPMMATMVFHSDSTFDGAACVHLAKWIEANNYQINENEAGRELYVLLSPEQDAKCIEIQIPIRTR; from the coding sequence TTGTTCAAAATCAGTGCGTTTTCCAGGCTAAGTAAGGTTTCCTTAAAAACACTACGTTATTACGACCAGATTGGCATACTTAAGCCGCGAAAGGTAGATCACGATACAGGTTATCGCTACTATTCGGCAGATCAGCTTCTTGAGCTTAACCGAATCTTGATGTATAAGGAATTGGGTTTTACATTGCCACAGGTCTCACAATTGCTTCAAGAGGATATTACATTGGAGAATATTCAAGGCATGTTCAAGCTGAAGCGAAGTGAGATTCAACAGATTATCGATACAGAGCAGGCTAAGCTCCTACGAATTGAGGAACGTATGCAACTGATCGAACAAGAGGGACAATTGGAAACAGGGCAAGAGATTAGAATTAAGGCGGAAGGTGCCCAATCGTTCCTTTATCAGAAGGCATATGGGCGGGAAGAGGATATCCCGAACCTGATTCGTCAGATGGATCAATCCATCACCAAAGAGATTCGTGGATGTATTCAAGGGACTCAGGTTGTCCTGTGGAGAGAAATCGATGGCAAAGAGGATGAGTTTGAGTTTGAAGTGGGTTACTTTTTGACCTGTGAGCTGCGTACAACTCCAGAGCCATTCGAGCTACGAACCCTTTCTCCTGAGCCAATGATGGCTACGATGGTTTTTCATTCAGATTCAACGTTTGATGGTGCTGCCTGTGTTCATTTAGCCAAATGGATTGAAGCCAACAACTATCAGATCAATGAGAACGAAGCGGGTAGGGAGCTATATGTACTGTTATCCCCAGAACAAGATGCAAAGTGTATAGAGATACAGATTCCAATACGAACGAGATAA
- a CDS encoding Gfo/Idh/MocA family protein gives MSTKQMLHIGMIGTGSISDLHMRCYAKNPNAVIYAICDLNEQRATAAAQKYEAQSVYTDYREMLKDPHVEAVSICTWNNTHADFAIAALKAGKHVLLEKPVATNVEDALRIEEAVKSSGCTFVVGFVRRYDNNMQMLHQFIQAGEFGELYYAKASILRRLGNPGGWFADKNRSGGGPLIDLGVHIIDQCWYLMGCPKPVSVSGNTYYKLGNRANIEHLSFYKAADYSSAVNNVEDMANALIRFENGASLAVDVSFTLHAQRDESYVKLYGERGGFELEPETLIVTEKNNTILNIEPQADNPGLHMHSAFQNQIDHFVDCCLNGTEPISPIADGVASTRMLCAIYESAEKGHEIRLD, from the coding sequence ATGAGCACCAAACAAATGCTGCACATCGGTATGATCGGAACAGGCTCCATTTCAGATCTGCATATGAGGTGTTATGCCAAGAATCCTAACGCGGTGATCTATGCCATCTGTGATTTGAATGAACAGCGTGCAACAGCGGCAGCCCAGAAGTACGAGGCACAGTCGGTGTATACCGATTATCGTGAGATGCTGAAAGATCCACATGTAGAAGCGGTAAGTATCTGTACGTGGAATAATACACATGCTGATTTTGCGATTGCCGCCCTTAAGGCAGGGAAACATGTTTTGCTGGAGAAGCCGGTGGCAACCAATGTGGAAGATGCGTTACGGATTGAAGAAGCGGTGAAGAGCAGTGGATGTACCTTCGTTGTGGGGTTTGTCAGGCGATATGACAACAACATGCAGATGCTTCATCAATTTATTCAGGCTGGGGAGTTTGGCGAACTGTATTATGCGAAGGCGTCTATCCTGCGGCGTCTAGGTAATCCCGGAGGTTGGTTTGCTGACAAAAATAGATCCGGTGGTGGGCCACTTATTGATCTGGGTGTACATATTATTGATCAATGCTGGTATCTCATGGGATGCCCGAAGCCTGTATCGGTCAGTGGAAATACGTATTATAAGCTAGGGAATCGAGCGAATATTGAGCACCTATCCTTTTACAAAGCCGCGGACTATAGCTCTGCCGTGAACAATGTGGAGGATATGGCGAATGCCTTAATTCGTTTTGAGAATGGCGCTTCACTTGCTGTGGATGTCAGTTTCACTTTACATGCGCAGCGTGACGAGTCTTACGTTAAACTATATGGAGAACGGGGCGGGTTCGAGCTGGAGCCGGAAACGCTGATTGTTACAGAGAAAAATAATACAATCCTTAACATAGAGCCCCAAGCCGATAATCCAGGTTTGCATATGCACAGCGCGTTTCAGAATCAGATTGATCACTTTGTAGATTGTTGCCTGAATGGCACGGAGCCAATCAGCCCCATTGCTGACGGAGTTGCCTCCACTCGTATGTTATGCGCAATCTATGAATCTGCCGAGAAGGGGCATGAGATTCGTTTGGACTAG
- the mscL gene encoding large conductance mechanosensitive channel protein MscL, giving the protein MKGVLKEFKEFAVRGNVIDLAVGVIIGAAFGKIVTSLVNDIIMPPVGKLMGGIDFSQKIINLDPGVKTANGQDITTLAQANEAGATVIAYGQFINVMIDFLIVAFCIFMLVKGINYLKSKEHKKPEPKKTTKACKYCLSEIPAAATRCSHCTSELEAEGSGNPA; this is encoded by the coding sequence ATGAAAGGCGTTCTTAAAGAATTCAAGGAATTTGCCGTACGTGGCAACGTCATTGATCTGGCGGTCGGGGTTATTATCGGGGCTGCTTTTGGTAAAATTGTAACTTCTCTCGTGAATGATATCATCATGCCACCGGTTGGCAAACTGATGGGCGGCATTGATTTCAGCCAGAAAATTATCAATCTTGATCCAGGTGTGAAAACAGCAAACGGACAAGACATCACAACGCTCGCTCAAGCGAACGAAGCTGGTGCTACCGTGATTGCATATGGTCAATTCATCAACGTTATGATTGATTTTCTCATTGTGGCATTCTGTATCTTCATGCTGGTCAAAGGTATTAATTATCTCAAAAGCAAAGAACACAAAAAGCCTGAGCCGAAGAAAACGACCAAGGCTTGCAAATATTGCCTATCTGAAATTCCAGCAGCAGCTACTCGTTGCTCCCACTGTACATCCGAGTTAGAAGCTGAAGGCAGCGGAAATCCAGCTTAA
- a CDS encoding UvrD-helicase domain-containing protein: MLSPNSTFYPRPLGVTPAASLPQSPSAPLETSRQLVSKDELDAPYFRSLEEAGIRLNGPQISAVRHGRGPLLTLAGAGCGKTTVLAARAGYLMEVSGVHAGSILLVTFTNKAAAEMKDRIAALPGIRPAAARAVQTRTFHSFALTLLRHYGVQEEIFGESRAQHTVIKMLLRQYGMSEAFQPESLLAMLSAWKMQGSQTTDLPEKSQEERDAKRVLLGYENWKKERNKIDFDDILLRAAELLRDPAVLEPLQRRFQYIMVDEFQDTNHLQYEIVQKLASAHRNLMVVGDDDQTIYTFNGARQESILEFDKVYPGARIVTLDINYRSDARILGLGSELVAKNKRRRDKRLRAAGHRGDAPRFATPSNAEEEAAWVVNQICEQVEEGLHTYRDIAILHRTASSSRAVFEQLVLKDIPFVQHGASPVFYDQSLIRPLMDHMRLSLDPRSADALPSALGPLYVSRDAGLDWIQRSEQQQAKKYPLIHLAKWDKLKPFQQEQVKERIKLIKSLHKLKPVIAIQEMRRQFYDKYMESGDPSIFTHYRETMLETLDEFEAAAKKFETVEDFIQFADELSRRHREMESLRRAQDSDAVQLMTIHRAKGLEFPCVYWIGASEGIVPHSSSLRQDLPEDQKAALSVQQTDTELDMALEEERRLAYVAITRAKQFLYVTSPASHHGKPADVSRFLLEAFGMEVPDKRKNSEGNRTENSRSYGKNQGQSYRSGSRNEDSDVLHRRPINSNGHDERRHRKDELHPRNERLGSGEVRNHKAFSTAGVKQAPSSSSSSTGSHALGHSERMETVAIWKCSSSTCKAWLRQKPAVPSAKASKNTKPGPPPCPLCSGSMEASTRQVPMTGRYGR; this comes from the coding sequence ATGTTAAGTCCGAACTCAACGTTTTACCCCCGTCCGCTCGGGGTTACCCCGGCGGCATCTTTGCCCCAGTCGCCTTCGGCTCCGCTGGAGACCAGTCGGCAGCTTGTTAGCAAGGATGAACTGGATGCGCCTTACTTCCGTTCTCTGGAGGAAGCTGGCATCCGTCTGAACGGACCTCAAATCTCCGCAGTTCGCCATGGTAGAGGTCCACTATTAACCTTGGCTGGAGCAGGCTGTGGCAAAACGACAGTCCTTGCAGCACGAGCAGGCTACTTAATGGAAGTGAGCGGTGTTCACGCAGGCAGCATCCTGCTTGTGACTTTTACCAACAAGGCGGCGGCCGAGATGAAAGATCGTATTGCCGCCTTGCCAGGTATACGTCCTGCTGCTGCAAGAGCAGTGCAGACGCGTACGTTTCACTCCTTCGCCTTGACGCTACTGCGTCATTACGGCGTTCAGGAGGAGATTTTTGGTGAATCTCGTGCCCAGCACACGGTCATCAAAATGTTGCTACGACAGTACGGCATGAGCGAAGCCTTCCAGCCAGAGAGCCTACTCGCTATGCTATCTGCGTGGAAGATGCAAGGTTCACAGACCACTGATCTGCCCGAGAAGTCGCAGGAAGAACGTGATGCGAAACGTGTACTTCTCGGTTACGAGAACTGGAAAAAGGAACGCAACAAAATCGATTTTGACGATATTCTGCTTCGTGCCGCTGAATTGTTACGTGATCCTGCTGTACTGGAGCCACTCCAGCGACGTTTTCAATACATTATGGTGGATGAATTCCAGGATACGAATCATTTGCAATATGAGATTGTGCAGAAGCTCGCCTCGGCTCATCGTAACCTGATGGTCGTTGGAGACGATGATCAGACGATCTATACGTTTAATGGTGCACGGCAGGAATCCATATTAGAATTCGATAAAGTATACCCAGGCGCACGCATTGTGACGCTAGATATTAACTATCGCAGTGATGCACGCATCCTTGGGCTTGGCAGCGAACTGGTAGCGAAGAACAAACGTAGACGCGACAAACGTCTGCGTGCCGCAGGACATCGAGGCGACGCCCCTAGGTTCGCCACACCGTCCAATGCGGAGGAAGAAGCCGCATGGGTTGTAAACCAGATCTGTGAGCAGGTAGAAGAAGGTCTGCATACGTATCGGGATATCGCAATTCTGCACCGCACAGCCAGTAGTAGCCGGGCGGTATTTGAGCAGCTTGTGCTGAAGGATATCCCTTTTGTCCAGCACGGCGCATCACCAGTATTCTATGACCAATCGTTAATTAGACCTTTGATGGATCATATGCGTCTGTCTCTCGATCCACGGTCTGCGGATGCTCTGCCAAGCGCACTCGGCCCACTCTACGTGTCCCGGGATGCTGGACTAGATTGGATTCAACGCAGTGAACAGCAACAAGCGAAGAAGTATCCGCTAATTCATCTAGCGAAATGGGACAAGCTGAAGCCATTTCAACAGGAACAGGTCAAGGAACGTATCAAATTAATTAAATCACTTCATAAACTGAAACCCGTCATCGCTATTCAAGAGATGCGCCGTCAATTCTATGATAAATATATGGAAAGCGGGGATCCTAGCATCTTCACCCATTATCGGGAAACGATGCTGGAGACGCTCGATGAATTCGAAGCGGCCGCCAAAAAATTCGAAACGGTAGAAGACTTCATTCAGTTCGCCGACGAGCTCTCGCGCAGACATCGGGAGATGGAGTCTCTACGCCGAGCACAAGACAGTGATGCGGTTCAATTAATGACCATTCATCGTGCGAAGGGTCTTGAATTCCCATGTGTCTACTGGATTGGTGCAAGTGAAGGTATCGTTCCTCACAGCTCTTCATTGCGTCAGGATCTGCCTGAGGATCAGAAAGCCGCCTTGTCTGTACAACAGACGGATACCGAGCTGGATATGGCTTTGGAAGAGGAACGACGGCTTGCCTATGTTGCCATCACACGTGCGAAACAGTTCTTATACGTCACTTCTCCAGCCAGCCACCATGGTAAACCTGCCGATGTATCCCGATTTTTGCTGGAAGCATTCGGTATGGAGGTTCCGGATAAACGTAAAAATAGTGAGGGCAATCGAACCGAGAATTCGCGTTCTTATGGCAAGAACCAAGGTCAGAGCTACCGATCCGGTTCACGCAATGAGGATAGTGATGTGCTTCATCGTCGCCCAATTAACTCTAATGGGCATGATGAGCGTCGCCACCGGAAAGACGAGCTTCACCCACGTAACGAACGGCTTGGTAGCGGCGAAGTTCGTAACCATAAAGCGTTCAGCACGGCAGGTGTTAAACAAGCTCCGAGCTCATCCTCTTCAAGTACAGGATCACATGCTTTAGGTCACTCAGAACGTATGGAGACTGTAGCGATCTGGAAATGTAGCTCATCGACATGTAAAGCATGGCTGCGTCAGAAACCAGCCGTACCTTCTGCCAAGGCATCCAAAAACACCAAGCCAGGCCCACCGCCATGCCCCTTGTGTTCAGGATCTATGGAGGCAAGTACTCGCCAGGTTCCGATGACAGGAAGATATGGGCGATAG